The following proteins are encoded in a genomic region of Scylla paramamosain isolate STU-SP2022 chromosome 40, ASM3559412v1, whole genome shotgun sequence:
- the LOC135092528 gene encoding retinitis pigmentosa 1-like 1 protein isoform X2 yields MEKLVVWACVALWVTVGLTWASPLPQREAFGTTTFITSPLQEQQQQHQQLQNASLITEQILRNIMNNALTFGSPLLRNSLERDLSFMLASSNPGLFNSGLSFHSGRNIDTGSRLFDALLTNLRTGAVERELANMLAGEQIRGFTFPGTGFRGFSGRSFLNGGFGATGIGPNSPVVMVFLSSPNSLSRIVSMFPNSPIIISNTGVPTGDIFTPAPFPFSSLFPQGDQLSPVLQSFLEGDLSIPGVGPQPDQDLTSLDQALVGRRRGSSQTSSGRLPNLLERGQGAAKTPAAQQAAMEGSRVVALPSAVAAIPALARLPLEDAIRGSAARQAQGTAQAQTQTQSQGQTLSQIQTQSQAQTQPQIETQSQVQTQSQIPTQSQGQTQSKVQTQSQTETESQAQAQSQTETQSQSETQSQAQINSQTQTESQANSQSQGSTQDSTAPSSSSAPGSGSSKGSTAASPHKMMPVAIIFPDTESMPPAAAAKMSPLAIVFPEMSMTTPHASPAPETLQPDTQPQGEAQSQDETHSQVTSQTQAETQSQATSQSQATSHSQAEIHPQATSQSQAETQSQATSQSQAETQSQAETQSQATSQFQATSQSQAETQSQATSQSQVETQSQATSQSQAEIQSQVQTQSQSETQSQAEIQSQATSLSQDTLQSQAEIQSQATSLSQDTSQSQAEIQSQATSLSQDTSQSQGEIQSQTTSQSQAETLTQATSQSEAEIQSQSTSQSQAASPSQAEIQSQATSHSQGETQLQATSQSQAETQSHATSQFQAETQSEAISQSQAEAQSEATSQSQAETQSQATSQSQAETQSEATSQSQAETQSQATSQSQAETQSQATSQSQAETQSQATSQSQAETQSQATSQSQAETQSQATSQSQAEAQSQATSQSQAETQSQATSQSQAETQSEAASQSQAETQSQATSQSQAETQSQATSQSQAETQSQATSQSQAETQSQATSQSQAETQSQATSQSQAETQSQATSQSQAETQSQATSQSQAETQSEAASQSQAETQSQATSQSQAETQSQATSQSQAETQSQAASQSQAETQSQATSQSQAETQSQATSQSQAETQSETTSQSQAETQSLATPQFHTETQSQATSQSQAEAQSQATSQSRAETESQAEIQSQATSQSQAETQSQTTSQSQAETESQAEIQSQATLQTGTQSLGDIQSHTQIQFPGQVHSQAGIQSQDGIQFQASIQSQDGIHFLAGIQSPEALQSVAGVSGDLPEEAGVVVSHLTRGAAPVQLTRRLGTASDAAAASGSRLTTRGRTLSADAVVQQSTATREQGSSARQQGSRGRQQVSTARQHVTNDRQQQVSTARQRGNGRQQQVSTARQRVSAVEQGELTAAGQQTSTLARHSSTLQDSASASASASAAQQQGATTEQQQTSTAKLQTSTAEQQSAGEQQTSTGEQQIIFEQQTVGEQQVSLTEQQSSTADQQTTDEQQTSTHEQQAFIAEEQASTSEQQTLNGDVQASTAAQQDASTLEQQQQQQASAIEQHSSTVRQHSSAAQHSSSPTAAQQESFTAELTTAAEQQSSTARQRGSTARQQVVTEEQQRGSRTRQQVVTEQQRGSRARQQVVAGEQQRSSTARQVVAEQQRGSRARQQVVAEQQRGSTARQQVSNGARQRGSTARQQILETEQQRGSSTAREQVFTEQQRGGIARQEVLATERQRGSSTARQQGTTARQQQVSGAQQEVDTSQVVDQTTTAQQSGFTQQHTAGAAEKDIVTQQQIFTAEQQTSTAEGTFAVEQSLAAEQGVTAEHTSATEEPSAARQESAGAEQTLPAEQQDAGAEQISTADQDTEAEEPLAAEQRGEGAEQIAAGEQQGGGAEQAAAGEQSAGSEQLSAAEESTGSEQQHHSSTLAVQQEIVGEQEASIVEQHTTAEEQQSAAVAQQTSRTEQQEGASAAEQQRSTVRQEGSRARQQSTAGRQRGGSATTGRGSVTNARGSVANGRGSVSNGRDSFITNGRGTSRQQVDGGRRDSSVRQQVFSTAQQEGAAEEEKFSSRRGEAAVTVGEFVANRLSSVVEAAATLQGARATARAQSQDKAQFQAQSQSQSHSQSQATIQDQTITKGQTQSQSETQFQSETQPQSETQPQSETQPQSETQSQSETHSQFETQSQSETQSQSETQSQSEAQSQSETHSQFETQSQSETQSQSETQSEAEPQSSGQAASHSNTQSQGESKSQSATQSHSQTESQSQSQSEAHSQSETQSQSEAQSQSEAQSRSEAQSQSEGQSQSEAQSQSKVQSQSEAQSHSEGQSQSEGQSRSEAQSQSEGQIESQADTQTQAQSQSQGEAQSQDTTQAQDETQSQAQIQLQSSTHSQGERQSQGETQSQAATQAQDETQTQSNTQSQVTIQSHSQGEAQSQTASQSQAQVQSQADDNHSQAQIQLQTNDIQSQAETQSQATSQSHPETQSQAQIDSQATSQSQFDSQSHAEGQSQFDSQSRTEGQSQFDNQSRDEGQSQFDSQSRAEGQSQFDSQSRFDSQSHAEGQSQFDSQSRFDSQSHAEGQSQFDSQFQFDSQSHAEGQSQFDSQSRFDGQSQFDSQSHAEGQSQFDSQSHAEGQSQFNSQSHAEGQSQFDSQSRAEGQSQFDSQSHAEGQSQFDSQSRAEGQSRFNSQSQFDSQSHAEGQSQFDSQSQFDSQSQFDRQSQFDSQSQFDSQSRAEGHSQFDRQSQFDSQSQSDSQSRAEGQSRFDSQSQFDSQSRAEGQSRFDSQSQFDSQSRAEGQSRFDSQSRAEGQSRFDSQSRTEGQSQFDSQSQSDSQSRAEGQSRFDSQSQFDSQSRAEGQSRFDSQSQFDSQSHGEGQSQFDSQSRAEGQSRFDSQSRAEGQSQFDSQSQFDSQSRAEGQSQFDSQSRAEGQSRLDSQSQFDSQSRAEGQSRFDSQSQFDSQSHAEGQSRFDSQSRAEGQSQLDSQSHAEGQSQLDSQSRAEGQSQFDSQSRAEGQSQFDSQSQFDSQFQGGIQSQTNTQSRSRSQSRAESQSRSSSQSESSSQSRSSSQSQSQAAQQSSAAGTRGRVSQGFESFSSTFVSPVGSFTFLPASFAARARSLGLNVPTLPTAGSQSTGRGRDRDTGRGRDTGRSRDSGRDNGRSRDSGRDSGRSRDSGRDSGRSRDSGRSRDSGRGRNGGRGRA; encoded by the exons ATGGAG AAGTTggtggtgtgggcgtgtgtggcgTTGTGGGTGACCGTAGGCTTAACATGGGCGTCTCCTCTGCCTCAG CGAGAGGCATTCGGAACCACGACCTTCATCACCTCACCACTGcaggagcaacagcaacaacatcaacaattacAGAATGCATCCCTCATCACGGAGCAGATCTTAAGGAACATCATGAACAATGCGTTAACCTTCGGCTCTCCTCTTCTACGCAACTCCCTTGAGCGTGACCTGAGCTTCATGCTGGCGTCGTCCAACCCAGGACTATTCAACTCAGGGCTGTCCTTTCACTCCGGCAGGAACATTGACACAGGCAGCAGGTTATTTGATGCTTTGCTGACTAATCTTCGCACGGGAGCAGTGGAGAGGGAGCTGGCTAACATGCTGGCGGGGGAGCAAATTAGAGGCTTTACCTTCCCCGGAACTGGCTTCAGGGGTTTCTCAGGAAGGAGTTTCTTAAATGGTGGGTTCGGCGCCACAGGGATCGGCCCCAACTCCCCCGTGGTGATGGTGTTCCTGAGCAGCCCCAACTCCCTGTCCCGCATTGTCAGCATGTTCCCCAACTCGCCCATCATCATTAGCAACACAGGGGTGCCCACCGGGGACATCTTCACCCCAGcgcccttccccttctccagcCTGTTCCCCCAGGGTGACCAGCTCTCCCCCGTGCTACAGAGCTTCCTGGAGGGAGACCTGTCCATCCCAGGAGTGGGGCCGCAGCCTGACCAGGATCTGACCTCCTTGGACCAGGCGCTGGTGGGGAGGAGGCGCGGTTCATCCCAGACCTCCAGCGGCAGACTCCCGAACCTGTTGGAGCGTGGACAGGGCGCCGCCAAGACGCCAGCAGCCCAGCAGGCGGCCATGGAAGGCAGCAGGGTGGTGGCGCTGCCCTCTGCCGTGGCCGCCATTCCCGCCCTGGCCAGGCTGCCTCTCGAGGACGCCATCCGGGGCTCCGCCGCCAGGCAGGCCCAGGGCACCGCTCAGGCCCAGACCCAGACTCAGTCCCAAGGCCAAACTCTGTCCCAGATCCAAACTCAGTCCCAAGCTCAGACCCAGCCTCAGATTGAAACTCAGTCTCAGGTACAAACTCAGTCCCAGATTCCAACTCAGTCACAAGGCCAAACTCAGTCCAAAGTTCAGACTCAGTCACAGACTGAAACTGAGTCCCAAGCACAAGCTCAGTCCCAGACCGAAACTCAGTCCCAATCTGAAACTCAGTCCCAGGCACAAATCAACTCCCAAACCCAAACTGAGTCCCAGGCTAACTCTCAGTCCCAGGGCAGCACGCAGGACAGCACagctccctcatcctcctcagcCCCAGGTAGCGGCAGCAGCAAAGGCAGCACTGCCGCGTCGCCCCACAAGATGATGCCCGTGGCCATCATCTTCCCCGACACGGAGTCCATGCcgcctgccgccgccgccaagaTGTCTCCCCTGGCCATCGTGTTTCCCGAGATGTCTATGACGACGCCCCACGCCTCCCCCGCCCCTGAGACCCTACAGCCAGACACTCAGCCCCAGGGGGAAGCCCAATCCCAGGATGAAACACATTCCCAGGTCACTTCTCAGACCCAGGCTGAAACACAGTCACAAGCCACTTCTCAGTCCCAGGCCACTTCTCATTCCCAGGCTGAAATACACCCCCAAGCCACTTCTCAATCCCAGGCTGAAACACAGTCCCAGGCCACTTCTCAGTCCCAGGCTGAGACTCAGTCCCAAGCTGAGACTCAGTCCCAAGCTACTTCACAGTTCCAAGCCACTTCTCAGTCCCAGGCTGAAACACAGTCCCAAGCCACTTCACAGTCCCAAGTTGAGACTCAGTCCCAAGCTACTTCACAGTCCCAAGCTGAGATTCAGTCCCAAGTTCAGACTCAGTCCCAATCTGAAACACAGTCCCAAGCTGAGATTCAGTCCCAAGCCACTTCACTGTCCCAAGACACTTTACAGTCCCAAGCTGAGATTCAGTCCCAAGCCACTTCACTGTCCCAAGACACTTCACAGTCCCAAGCTGAGATTCAGTCCCAAGCCACTTCACTGTCCCAGGACACTTCACAGTCCCAAGGTGAGATTCAGTCCCAAACCACTTCACAGTCCCAGGCTGAAACACTGACCCAAGCCACTTCACAGTCCGAAGCTGAGATTCAGTCTCAAAGCACTTCACAGTCCCAAGCTGCTTCACCGTCCCAAGCTGAGATTCAGTCTCAAGCCACTTCTCATTCCCAGGGTGAAACACAGCTCCAGGCCACTTCACAGTCCCAGGCTGAAACACAGTCCCATGCCACTTCACAGTTCCAGGCTGAAACACAGTCCGAGGCCATTTCACAGTCCCAAGCTGAAGCACAGTCCGAAGCCACTTCTCAGTCCCAGGCTGAAACACAGTCCCAAGCCACTTCTCAGTCCCAGGCCGAAACACAATCTGAAGCCACTTCTCAGTCCCAGGCTGAAACACAGTCCCAAGCCACTTCTCAGTCCCAGGCTGAAACACAGTCCCAAGCCACTTCTCAGTCCCAGGCTGAAACACAGTCCCAGGCCACTTCTCAGTCCCAGGCTGAAACACAGTCCCAAGCCACTTCTCAGTCCCAGGCTGAAACACAGTCCCAGGCCACTTCTCAGTCCCAGGCTGAAGCACAGTCCCAAGCCACTTCTCAGTCCCAGGCTGAAACACAGTCCCAGGCCACTTCTCAGTCCCAGGCTGAAACACAATCTGAAGCCGCTTCTCAGTCCCAGGCTGAAACACAGTCCCAAGCCACTTCTCAGTCCCAGGCTGAAACACAGTCCCAGGCCACTTCTCAGTCCCAGGCTGAAACACAGTCCCAGGCCACTTCTCAGTCCCAGGCTGAAACACAGTCCCAGGCCACTTCTCAGTCCCAGGCTGAAACACAGTCCCAAGCCACTTCTCAGTCCCAGGCTGAAACACAGTCCCAGGCCACTTCTCAGTCCCAGGCTGAAACACAGTCCCAGGCCACTTCTCAGTCCCAGGCTGAAACACAATCTGAAGCCGCTTCTCAGTCCCAGGCTGAAACACAGTCCCAGGCCACTTCTCAGTCCCAGGCTGAAACACAGTCCCAAGCCACTTCTCAGTCCCAGGCTGAAACGCAGTCACAAGCCGCTTCTCAGTCCCAGGCTGAAACGCAGTCACAAGCCACTTCTCAGTCCCAGGCTGAAACACAGTCACAAGCCACTTCACAGTCCCAGGCTGAAACACAATCTGAAACCACTTCTCAGTCCCAGGCTGAAACACAGTCACTAGCCACCCCTCAGTTCCACACTGAAACACAGTCCCAAGCCACTTCTCAGTCCCAAGCTGAAGCACAGTCCCAAGCCACTTCTCAGTCCCGGGCTGAAACAGAGTCCCAAGCTGAGATTCAGTCACAAGCTACTTCTCAATCTCAAGCTGAAACACAGTCCCAAACCACTTCTCAATCCCAGGCTGAAACAGAGTCCCAAGCTGAGATTCAGTCCCAAGCCACTTTACAGACTGGTACTCAGTCCTTGGGTGACATTCAGTCTCACACTCAAATTCAGTTCCCTGGTCAAGTTCATTCCCAGGCCGGAATCCAGTCCCAGGACGGCATTCAGTTCCAGGCCAGCATTCAGTCCCAGGACGGCATTCACTTTCTAGCCGGCATCCAGTCCCCTGAGGCCCTGCAGTCTGTGGCGGGCGTCAGCGGGGATCTCCCCGAGGAGGCGGGCGTGGTGGTGAGTCACTTGACGCGCGGCGCCGCGCCGGTCCAGCTGACCCGCCGTCTTGGCACCGCGTcggacgccgccgccgccagtgGGAGCAGGCTCACCACCCGCGGCAGAACGTTGAGCGCCGACGCGGTGGTGCAGCAGAGCACGGCTACCAGGGAGCAGGGCAGCTCAGCGCGACAGCAGGGCAGCAGGGGTAGGCAGCAGGTCAGCACAGCAAGACAGCATGTTACAAATGACAGGCAGCAGCAGGTCAGCACAGCGAGGCAGCGAGGCAATGGCAGGCAGCAGCAGGTCAGCACAGCGAGGCAGCGAGTCTCTGCTGTGGAGCAAGGGGAACTCACTGCAGCGGGACAGCAAACCTCCACACTTGCGCGACACAGCTCCACCCTGCAAGACTCCGcatccgcctccgcctccgcctccgcggCTCAGCAGCAGGGCGCCACCACTGAGCAGCAGCAGACCTCCACAGCTAAGTTGCAGACATCTACTGCTGAACAGCAAAGTGCAGGTGAACAGCAGACGTCAACAGGTGAACAGCAGATTATATTTGAACAACAAACTGTGGGTGAACAACAGGTGTCTCTAACTGAACAGCAGTCGTCCACAGCAGACCAGCAGACTACAGATGAACAGCAGACCTCTACTCATGAACAGCAAGCGTTCATTGCAGAAGAGCAGGCGTCAACCTCAGAACAGCAGACGCTCAACGGAGATGTGCAAGCTTCCACTGCAGCACAGCAGGACGCCTCCACCCtcgaacagcagcaacagcagcaagctTCCGCCATAGAACAGCACAGCTCTACGGTGAGACAGCACAGCTCAGCTGCACAGCATTCATCTTCCCCTACAGCTGCACAACAAGAGTCATTCACTGCAGAACTCACTACCGCTGCAGAACAGCAGAGTTCTACAGCGAGGCAGCGAGGCAGCACAGCACGGCAGCAGGTGGTAACAGAAGAACAGCAGCGAGGCAGCAGAACACGGCAGCAGGTGGTTACAGAGCAGCAGAGAGGCAGCAGAGCACGGCAGCAGGTAGTAGCAGGAGAACAGCAGCGAAGTAGTACAGCACGACAGGTGGTAGCAGAACAGCAGCGAGGCAGCAGAGCGCGGCAGCAGGTGGTAGCAGAACAACAGCGAGGGAGCACAGCACGGCAGCAAGTTTCAAACGGAGCGCGACAGCGAGGCAGTACAGCACGGCAGCAAATTTTGGAGACAGAACAACAGCGAGGCAGCAGcacagcacgagaacaagtaTTTACAGAACAGCAGCGAGGCGGCATAGCACGGCAGGAGGTCCTCGCAACAGAGCGGCAACGAGGCAGCAGCACAGCACGTCAGCAAGGCACTACAGCGCGACAGCAGCAGGTATCTGGTGCGCAGCAGGAGGTGGATACCTCTCAAGTTGTGGACCAAACCACAACAGCACAGCAAAGTGGCTTCACCCAACAGCACACCGCTGGTGCAGCAGAAAAGGATATTGTGACACAACAGCAAATCTTCACAGCAGAACAGCAGACCTCCACTGCTGAGGGAACTTTCGCAGTAGAACAGTCTCTGGCAGCAGAGCAGGGCGTCACTGCTGAGCACACTTCTGCCACCGAGGAGCCTTCAGCAGCAAGGCAGGAGAGTGCTGGGGCCGAACAGACTCTGCCAGCAGAGCAGCAGGACGCTGGGGCAGAGCAGATTTCAACAGCAGATCAAGATACTGAGGCTGAAGAACCTTTAGCCGCTGAGCAGCGTGGTGAGGGGGCTGAGCAGATAGCGGCGGGAGAGCAGCAGGGCGGTGGCGCTGAGCAGGCAGCAGCAGGCGAGCAGAGTGCTGGGAGTGAGCAGCTCTCGGCAGCAGAAGAGAGCACTGGTAGTGAGCAACAGCATCACAGCAGCACTCTTGCAGTACAGCAGGAGATTGTTGGTGAGCAGGAGGCTTCCATCGTGGAGCAGCACACTACAGCAGAGGAGCAGCAGTCTGCCGCCGTGGCACAGCAGACTTCAAGGACAGAACAGCAAGAGGGCGCATCAGCAGCTGAACAGCAACGATCTACAGTGAGACAGGAAGGCAGCAGGGCAAGACAGCAGAGCACAGCAGGCAGACAGCGGGGAGGCAGCGCTACCACTGGCAGGGGCAGCGTTACTAATGCCAGGGGCAGCGTTGCCAATGGCAGAGGGAGCGTTAGCAATGGCAGGGACAGCTTTATTACTAATGGCAGAGGCACGTCAAGACAGCAGGTGGATGGTGGCAGGCGAGATTCCTCAGTGAGACAGCAGGTGTTCTCCACAGCGCAGCAGGAAGGCGCAGCAGAAGAAGAGAAGTTCTCCagcaggcgaggcgaggcggcggtGACTGTGGGGGAGTTTGTGGCCAACAGACTCTCAAGCGTGGTGGAGGCAGCCGCGACGCTGCAAGGGGCTAGGGCCACCGCCCGGGCACAGAGCCAGGACAAGGCACAATTCCAGGCTCAATCCCAGTCCCAGTCCCATTCTCAATCCCAGGCCACCATTCAGGATCAGACTATCACTAAAGGTCAGACTCAGTCTCAGTCCGAGACTCAGTTCCAGTCTGAAACTCAACCCCAGTCTGAAACTCAACCCCAGTCTGAAACTCAACCCCAGTCTGAAACTCAGTCCCAGTCTGAAACTCATTCTCAGTTTGAAACTCAGTCCCAGTCTGAGACTCAGTCTCAATCTGAGACTCAGTCCCAGTCTGAGGCTCAGTCCCAGTCTGAAACTCATTCCCAGTTTGAAACTCAGTCCCAGTCTGAGACTCAGTCCCAGTCTGAGACTCAGTCTGAGGCGGAGCCTCAGTCCAGTGGTCAAGCTGCGTCCCATAGCAACACTCAGTCACAAGGAGAATCTAAGTCCCAAAGTGCCACTCAGTCCCACTCTCAGACTGAAAGTCAGTCCCAGTCCCAGAGTGAAGCTCACTCCCAAAGTGAAACTCAATCCCAAAGTGAGGCTCAGTCCCAAAGTGAAGCTCAGTCCCGGAGTGAAGCACAGTCCCAAAGTGAAGGTCAGTCCCAAAGTGAAGCTCAGTCCCAAAGTAAAGTTCAGTCACAGAGTGAAGCTCAGTCCCATAGTGAAGGTCAGTCCCAAAGTGAAGGTCAGTCTCGGAGTGAAGCTCAGTCCCAAAGTGAAGGTCAGATTGAGTCCCAGGCCGACACACAGACGCAGGCCCAAAGTCAGTCCCAGGGTGAGGCTCAGTCCCAGGACACTACTCAGGCCCAGGATGAAACTCAGTCACAGGCTCAAATTCAGCTCCAAAGCAGCACTCATTCCCAGGGTGAAAGACAGTCCCAGGGTGAGACTCAGTCCCAGGCCGCTACTCAGGCCCAGGATGAAACTCAAACCCAGTCCAACACTCAATCCCAAGTCACCATTCAGTCCCACTCCCAGGGTGAAGCTCAGTCCCAGACCGCTTCTCAGTCCCAGGCTCAGGTTCAGTCCCAGGCTGATGACAATCACTCCCAGGCTCAAATTCAGCTCCAGACTAATGATATTCAGTCCCAGGCTGAAACTCAATCCCAGGCCACTTCTCAGTCCCACCCTGAAACTCAGTCACAGGCTCAAATTGACTCCCAGGCCACTTCTCAGTCCCAATTCGACAGTCAGTCCCATGCTGAAGGGCAGTCCCAGTTTGACAGTCAGTCCCGTACTGAAGGGCAGTCCCAGTTCGACAATCAGTCCCGTGATGAAGGACAGTCCCAGTTCGACAGTCAATCCCGTGCTGAAGGACAGTCCCAGTTCGACAGTCAGTCCCGATTCGACAGTCAGTCCCATGCTGAAGGACAGTCCCAGTTCGACAGTCAGTCCCGATTCGACAGTCAGTCCCATGCTGAAGGACAGTCCCAGTTCGACAGTCAGTTCCAATTCGACAGTCAATCCCATGCTGAAGGGCAATCACAGTTCGACAGTCAGTCCCGGTTCGACGGTCAGTCCCAGTTCGACAGTCAGTCCCATGCTGAAGGACAGTCCCAGTTCGACAGTCAGTCCCATGCTGAAGGACAGTCCCAGTTCAACAGTCAGTCCCATGCTGAAGGGCAGTCCCAGTTCGACAGTCAGTCCCGTGCTGAAGGACAGTCCCAGTTCGACAGTCAGTCCCATGCTGAAGGGCAGTCCCAGTTCGACAGTCAGTCCCGTGCTGAAGGACAGTCCCGGTTCAATAGTCAGTCCCAGTTCGACAGTCAGTCCCATGCCGAAGGACAGTCCCAGTTCGACAGTCAGTCCCAGTTCGACAGTCAATCCCAGTTCGACAGACAGTCCCAGTTCGACAGTCAGTCACAGTTCGACAGTCAGTCCCGTGCTGAAGGACACTCCCAGTTCGACA GACAGTCCCAGTTCGACAGTCAGTCCCAGTCCGACAGTCAGTCCCGTGCTGAAGGGCAGTCCCGGTTCGACAGTCAGTCCCAGTTCGACAGTCAGTCCCGTGCTGAAGGACAGTCCCGGTTCGACAGTCAGTCCCAGTTCGACAGTCAGTCCCGTGCTGAAGGACAGTCCCGGTTCGACAGTCAGTCTCGTGCTGAAGGACAGTCCCGGTTCGACAGTCAGTCCCGTACTGAAGGACAGTCCCAGTTCGACAGTCAGTCCCAGTCCGACAGTCAGTCCCGTGCTGAAGGGCAGTCCCGGTTCGACAGTCAGTCCCAGTTCGACAGTCAGTCCCGTGCTGAAGGACAGTCCCGGTTCGACAGTCAGTCCCAGTTCGACAGTCAGTCCCATGGTGAAGGACAGTCCCAGTTCGACAGTCAGTCCCGTGCTGAAGGACAGTCCCGGTTCGACAGTCAGTCCCGTGCTGAAGGGCAGTCCCAGTTCGACAGTCAGTCCCAGTTCGACAGTCAGTCCCGTGCTGAAGGACAGTCCCAGTTCGACAGTCAGTCCCGTGCTGAAGGACAGTCCCGGTTAGACAGTCAGTCCCAGTTCGACAGTCAGTCCCGTGCTGAAGGACAGTCCCGGTTCGACAGTCAGTCCCAGTTCGACAGTCAGTCCCATGCTGAAGGACAGTCCCGGTTCGACAGTCAGTCCCGTGCTGAAGGACAGTCCCAGTTAGACAGTCAGTCCCATGCTGAAGGGCAGTCCCAGCTCGACAGTCAGTCCCGTGCTGAAGGACAGTCCCAGTTCGACAGTCAGTCCCGTGCTGAAGGACAGTCCCAGTTCGACAGTCAGTCCCAGTTTGACAGTCAATTCCAGGGTGGAATTCAGTCCCAAACCAACACTCAATCCCGGTCCAGGAGTCAATCACGGGCAGAATCTCAGTCCCGGTCCAGCAGTCAGTCTGAGTCCAGCAGTCAGTCCCGGTCCAGCAGTCAGTCCCAGTCCCAGGCCGCCCAGCAGTCCTCGGCGGCGGGCACGCGCGGCAGGGTCTCCCAGGGCTTTGAGAGCTTCAGCAGCACGTTCGTGTCTCCCGTGGgctccttcaccttcctgccAGCCTCTTTTGCAGCGCGCGCCCGCAGCCTTGGCTTGAACGTACCCACGCTGCCCACCGCCGGCTCCCAGAGCACAGGCAGGGGCAGAGACAGGGACACTGGCAGGGGCAGGGACACTGGCAGGAGCAGGGACAGTGGCAGGGACAATGGCAGGAGCAGGGACAGTGGCAGGGACAGTGGCAGGAGCAGGGACAGTGGCAGGGACAGTGGCAGGAGCAGGGACAGTGGCAGAAGCAGGGACAGTGGCAGGGGCAGGAACGGCGGCAGGGGCAGGGCCTAA